CGCGTCCGGTGCCCGGCGCTCCACCTCGGGCCCGGGCCCGGCCTCCTCGGGCGTCGGCAGCTCGTGTGCCTGGCCCGCGTTACTGCCCTGGTGCGCTTTCCGTCCTGGAAGATGCAGCTTCGACATACGCGCCGGGTAACCCCCAGGGCCCCGCCTACGCCATCACCTCCCGCCGGCGCGGCATCAGGCGTCAAGAGCATGGCGGAGGGCGGGGAGGCCGCCGATGATCTCGTCAAGGCCGACGAGCTGCCTGGTGCGCAGCACGGGCTCGGTCGGGCCGGCCGGGCGCAGCCGGCCGTGGATGTCGCGGACCCGCGTTGCGGACGGCGATGAGGATGGTGATGCCGTCGATGGGGGCGGGGGTGATCGTCAGGCCGTCCGGTCCTGCTGCCCCGCGGTTGCCCAGGGCTTGGAGGCCCTCACGAACCGCTCCGCCCCCGTGCGGAACCAGCCTGATTCGGTCACTGCCTGCGGACGAGCGCAGCCTGGAGCTCGGACAGGACCGTCTCGGGCAAGCCGGCGCCCTGCGCGTGCTTGACGACCTGCTCGGCGATCGAGGAGAGCTTGGTGTTGGTGTGCTGTGAGACCTCCCGCAGCACGGTGAATCCGTCCTCCGGGCTGATCCTTGCCATC
Above is a window of Streptomyces sp. NBC_00490 DNA encoding:
- a CDS encoding ANTAR domain-containing protein; translated protein: MASSAFRSREPDVGPRVDDLVQEVAQLRAENEQLHRAVASHAVVDQAIGVLVMMARISPEDGFTVLREVSQHTNTKLSSIAEQVVKHAQGAGLPETVLSELQAALVRRQ